In Candidatus Omnitrophota bacterium, the DNA window AGACCGCTGAGAACGAAAAAGAGCACGCCAAGGTATTCTTTAAATACCTGGAAGGCGGGGATGTCCAGATAACCGCCAGTTATCCAGCCGGGATGATCAAGGACACCAAGTCTAACCTTCAGGAAGCGGCGGCAGGCGAGAATATGGAATGGACGACATTATACGCTGATTTTGCCAAGGTCGCCAAAGATGAAGGGTTTGCGGATATCGCGGCTTCATTCGAGCAGATATCCAAGGTGGAAAGATTCCACGAGTCAAGATACCGAAAACTGATCAATAATATCGCCAATAACGAGGTCTTCAAGAAGAAAGCTTCGGTAAAATGGCATTGCGCCAACTGCGGCTATGTTTTTGAAGGACCGGAAGCGCCTAAAGAATGCCCGGCCTGTAAGCATCCTCAGGCGTATTACGAAGTGCTGGCGGAAAACTACTAAATGAACAAAGACCCGGGAACGGCAGCGCCAACCTCTCAGCAAATAGAAGGGTTGAAGCGCAAGGTGCGTTTTTATAAGGCCTGCCTTTTTTGCGCATTGGCCGGGATTGTGTTGATATTCTTTTCGATGACGGTATATCGTGTTTTGGATAACTATGCCGAGCAAGCCGGTCAGCGGAAGAATATCCCTTGTTATAATCAGGTAATGTC includes these proteins:
- a CDS encoding rubrerythrin family protein, producing the protein MGKSVKGTKTEKNLLASFAGESQARNRYTYFASAARKEGMEQIANIFMETAENEKEHAKVFFKYLEGGDVQITASYPAGMIKDTKSNLQEAAAGENMEWTTLYADFAKVAKDEGFADIAASFEQISKVERFHESRYRKLINNIANNEVFKKKASVKWHCANCGYVFEGPEAPKECPACKHPQAYYEVLAENY